TTCCAGGGGCCGAACAACCTCGGCGTCGCCGGCGCCCTCTCGGTCATCGTGCTGATCGCACTCGTGATCATCAACATCGCGCAGATCCGCGCATTCGGCCAGAAGGAGGACGCGTCATGAGCGCCGACGTGCTGACCAGGCGCACCAACCGCGCAACGCCTCCCGCGGGCGACCGGCACGCAGGGCGGGGCGGCCGGCGCCCGCAGCGCACGCGGCTGATGGGCGTCGCCTTGCGCACCCCCTACTGGGTGCTGACGGGCGGGCTCGCGCTGATCTTCCTCTACCCCCTGATCTGGACCGCGGTGTCGTCGATCGCACCGCGCGCCGGCACCAACCAGACGCATGGCTGGGGTCTCGGCAACTACGCGACGCTCGCGAACTACCAGGCCGGCGTCTGGGTGTACCTCGGCAACTCGCTGTTCGTCTCGTTGCTGACCGTGCTGCTCACCCTCGTGGTCTCGACGCTCGGCGGCTACGCCTTCGCCCGCTTCCGGTTCCCCGGCAAGAACGTGCTGTTCATGACGACGCTCGCGATCCTGATGGTGCCGTACGCGACCCTCCTCATCCCGCTCTACGTGCTGCTGAACCTGGTCGGCCTGTCGAACTCGCTCGTCGGGGTGGCGCTGGTGCTGACGATGTTCCAGCTGCCGTTCGCGACCTTCATGATGCGGATCTCGTTCGAGGCGATCCCGCGCGAGCTGGACGAGGCGGCGCTGGTCGACGGCTGCTCGAGTTTCGGCGCGCTGCGCCGGGTGCTGCTGCCGGCGGTCAAGCCGGGGCTGATCACCGTCGGGCTGTTCGCCTTCCTGGCGGCGTGGAACGACTTCATCGCGCCGCTGATCCTGATCAACGATTCCAACCGGATGACGCTGCCGCTGGCGATCTCGAACCTCCGCGGCCAGGTGCAGGGCGTCGTCGACTACGGCGCCACCGAGGCCGGCGTGGTCGTGCTCGCCGTGCCGTGCATCCTGCTCTTCCTGCTCCTCCAACGTCACTACGTCCGCGGCTTCATGTCCGGCGCTTTCAAAGGATGACCATGACGATCACCGACACCGACCGAGCGGGCGCCGTCGCGCCGGGCCTCCGTCGCGCCGCCGCCCCCGCCGTCCCGAGCAGCACGCTGCTGCGACCGCTGGGACTGGGCGAGGTCGCCATCACCGGCGGCTTCTGGGGCGAGCGGCAGCGGACCAACGCTGTGGGCACCCTCCCGCACATCGAGCACTGGCTCGAACGGGAGGGCTGGCTGCCCAACTTCGACCTCGCCGCTGCCGGCGCGCTGCCGGAGGGGCGGCGCGGGCGCGAGTTCTCGGACTCCGAGATCTACAAGTACCTGGAGGCCGTCGCCTGGGAGATCGGCCGCACCGGCGATCCGGCGCTCGAGGCCCGCTTCCGCGCGATCGTCGCCCGCGTGGCCGCGGCGCAGGAGCCGGACGGCTACCTGAACACCGCGTTCGGCCGCCCCGGTCAGCCGCCGCGCTGGACCGAGCTGGAGTGGGGGCACGAGCTGTACTGCGCCGGCCACCTCTTCCAGGCCGCCGTGGCCCGCGAGCGCACGCGCCCCGGCGACGACGACGGGCTGCTCGGCGTCGCCGTCCGGCTCGCCGACCTGATCTGCGCCACCTTCGGCGACGACGGCATCCGGTCGGTGTGCGGGCACCCCGAGGTCGAGACCGCGCTGGTCGAGCTCGGCCGCGTCACCGGCGAGCAGCGGTACCTGGACCAGGCCCGGCTGTTCATCGAGCGCCGCGGCTCCGGCGTGCTCGGCGACATCGAGTGGGGGAGGGCGTACTACCAGGACGACATCCCGGTGCGGGAGGCGGAGGTGCTGCGCGGTCACGCGGTACGCGCCAACTACCTCGCGTCCGGAGCGGCGGACGTGGCGGCCGAGACCGCTGACCACGGCCTCCAGGAGGCGCTGCGCCGGCAGTGGGAGAACACCGTCGCCCGGCGCACCTACATCACGGGCGGGCAGGGCTCCCATCATCAGGACGAGGCGTTCGGCGACGACTTCGAGCTGCCGCCGGATCGCGCGTACTCCGAGACCTGCGCGGGCATCGCCTCCGTCCAGTTCAGCTGGCGGCTGCTGCTCGCCGAGGGGGAGGCACGCTACGCCGACCTGGTCGAGCGCACCCTGTACAACGTGGTCGCGACGTCGCCCTCCCACGACGGGACCGCGTTCTACTACGCGAACACACTGCACCGCCGCACTCCCGGAGCACCGGCCGACCCGGACGTCGCCTCCCCGCGCGCCGAGGCGTCGCTCCGAGCGCCCTGGTTCGGCGTCTCGTGCTGTCCGCCGAACGTCGCCCGCACGCTGGCCAGCCTCGACGCGTACCTCGCGACGGCGTCGGCCGACGGCCTCCAGCTGCACCAGTACGCCCCCGCGCGCATCGCGACGACGCTGGACGGCGGCCGACGCGTCGAGCTGGAGGTGCGCACGGGCTACCCGCTCGACGGCCGTGTCGAAGTGGAGGCGCTCGCCGACTCCGACGGCGAGTGGACGCTGGCCCTGCGGGTGCCCGCCTGGGCGCGGGGCGCCTCCGTGAAGGTGGTGTCGGAGGGCAGGGAGGTCGAGAGCGCGACCGCCGAACCCGGCTACGCGCAGGTGCGGCGCCGGTTCCTGGCGGGCGACGTCGTGACCCTGGATCTGCCGCTCGCCCCGCGCTTCACCTGGCCGGACCCGCGCATCGACGCGGTGCGCGGCAGCGTCGCGGTGGAGCGCGGCCCGGTCGTGTACGCGCTGGAGTCCGTCGACCTGGGTCCTCTGGCGGACGACGTTGCCGATGTCGTCGTCGATGCGGCGCAGCAGCCGGCACTGGAGGACCAGGACGTGGTCGTGCGTGTCCGGCGGCGCGAGCAGCCCGACCGGGAGTGGCCGTACGACGGCGTCGCCGAGTCCGGAGGGGCAGCGGGCGGTCAGGCCGACGCGACCGCACCGGTCGCCCTCGTCCCGTACCACGCGTGGGCCGAGCGCGGTCCGTCCACGATGCGGGTGTGGCTCCCGGTGGAGTGAGAGCCGAACGGCCATCAGGCTGCGTGAATATCGCTTTTCGAAGCCGTTCACGCAGCCTGATGCGTTTTCGATGGCGAAACACCGGTTTGACTTCGGATATAGTCGGCACACTGTGCCTAAACAGCAGGCCGTTCACCGTGGACCGGCCGCGAACCCGTGAGGGAGATGATAGTGACGACGACGAAGCCCGCCACCGGTGCCAAAGGTGCCACCCTCCGGCGGAGCCTCGGCCTCTGGGCCATCGTGGGCCTCGGCCTGGGGTACATGACTCCGACCGTGGTCTTCGACACGTTCGGGATCGTGTCCGACGAGACGAACGGGGTCGTGCCGGCCGCGTACCTCGTCGCCCTGATCGTGATGATCTTCACCGCCATCAGCTACGGCAAGATGGCGGGCGCCATTCCCAGCGCCGGCTCGGCGTACACCTACGTGCGCGAGTCCATCCACCCGAACCTGGGCTTCATGGTCGGCTGGACCTCGCTGCTCGACTACATCCTGCTGCCGATGGTCAACGCGCTGATCATCCGGCTCTATCTGGAGCAGCTGTTCCCGGCCATCCCCGGATGGATCTGGGTGGTGCTCTACTGCATCGGGACCACGACGCTCATCTACTTCACCATGCGTGGGACCTCGAACGTCAACATGATGCTGCTGGTGTTCGCGGTCGTGGTGATGGCCGTCTTCGTCGTCATCGCCGCGACCCAGCTCATGGAGGGCCAGGGCGAGGGCACGATCGCGTCGTTCAAGCCCTTCATCCACGACGGCGTGACGCTGGGCGCGGTGCTCACCGGAGCGACGGTCGTCTGCTTCTCCTTCATCGGCTTCGACGCGGTGACGATGTACTCGGAGGAGGCGA
The sequence above is a segment of the Leifsonia williamsii genome. Coding sequences within it:
- a CDS encoding carbohydrate ABC transporter permease — encoded protein: MGVALRTPYWVLTGGLALIFLYPLIWTAVSSIAPRAGTNQTHGWGLGNYATLANYQAGVWVYLGNSLFVSLLTVLLTLVVSTLGGYAFARFRFPGKNVLFMTTLAILMVPYATLLIPLYVLLNLVGLSNSLVGVALVLTMFQLPFATFMMRISFEAIPRELDEAALVDGCSSFGALRRVLLPAVKPGLITVGLFAFLAAWNDFIAPLILINDSNRMTLPLAISNLRGQVQGVVDYGATEAGVVVLAVPCILLFLLLQRHYVRGFMSGAFKG
- a CDS encoding glycoside hydrolase family 127 protein, with product MTITDTDRAGAVAPGLRRAAAPAVPSSTLLRPLGLGEVAITGGFWGERQRTNAVGTLPHIEHWLEREGWLPNFDLAAAGALPEGRRGREFSDSEIYKYLEAVAWEIGRTGDPALEARFRAIVARVAAAQEPDGYLNTAFGRPGQPPRWTELEWGHELYCAGHLFQAAVARERTRPGDDDGLLGVAVRLADLICATFGDDGIRSVCGHPEVETALVELGRVTGEQRYLDQARLFIERRGSGVLGDIEWGRAYYQDDIPVREAEVLRGHAVRANYLASGAADVAAETADHGLQEALRRQWENTVARRTYITGGQGSHHQDEAFGDDFELPPDRAYSETCAGIASVQFSWRLLLAEGEARYADLVERTLYNVVATSPSHDGTAFYYANTLHRRTPGAPADPDVASPRAEASLRAPWFGVSCCPPNVARTLASLDAYLATASADGLQLHQYAPARIATTLDGGRRVELEVRTGYPLDGRVEVEALADSDGEWTLALRVPAWARGASVKVVSEGREVESATAEPGYAQVRRRFLAGDVVTLDLPLAPRFTWPDPRIDAVRGSVAVERGPVVYALESVDLGPLADDVADVVVDAAQQPALEDQDVVVRVRRREQPDREWPYDGVAESGGAAGGQADATAPVALVPYHAWAERGPSTMRVWLPVE